In Magnetococcales bacterium, the genomic window TCGCCATTATCTTTTCCTCCAATACGGGATCAATCCCATGGGTCTTCCGCTTCCGGTTGTTTCGCCAGAAGCATTGCCGGGTAGCCAAGCACGGACAGGATAACCGCTGAAAGCATCTAAGCGGGAAGCCCCCCTCGAGATGAATTCTCCCTATGAGACTCGTGGCAGACTACCACGTTGATAGGCCGGAGGTGTAAGCGCAGTAATGTGTTGAGCTGACCGGTACTAATCAGTCCATTGGCTTTATATCCAAGACCAAAGAACACGCCATGCCCATTCCACCCAGTTGTCCAGGAACCTGAAAAGTTTCTTCCTGGTGGCCATTGCGAGGGGGTCACACCCGATACCATTCCGAACTCGGAAGTTAAGTCCCTCAGCGCCGATGATACTGCATCTTAAGGTGTGGGAAAGTAGGACACTGCCAGGAAGTTTATCCGGCGCTGGGACCGTCGGCAAGTCGGTCCCAGCGGCCCGTTTGACGCGGGATGGAGCAGTCCGGTAGCTCGTCGGGCTCATAACCCGAAGGTCGGAGGTTCAAATCCTCCTCCCGCAACCAATGACAAGAAAAAGACCCTGCAATATCGTGTTGCGGGGTTTTTTGTTGTCCAAAGCCTGCCTGTCCGTCCTTATGAAATTTGCCGCAATCGATATCGGTTCCAACGCTGTCCGCCTGCTGATATCCAACGTCTATGATGTTGGCAGTGAGGTGCCGACTGTGCGTAAGGCCGATCTCTACCGGGTGCCGGTACGCCTGGGTGATGATGCCTTCCACCTGGGGCTGATTTCCCTTGAGCTTGCCGACAGCCTGGTCCAGGCCATGATAGGATTCCAGCACATCATGCGCTCTGTTGGCACTCAGGATTATATGGCCTGTGCCACCTCCGCCCTGCGTTCGGCGAGCAATGGAGTGTCCTTGACGGATCGGATTGCACAAGAGACCGGGATACGTATCGAGATCATCGATGGCGCCCGTGAGGCGGAATTGATTGCCCTGAATCGGTTGGATGGGAGTTTCAGCGACGGATATTATTTGTACATCGACGTCGGCGGAGGCAGCACCGAGTTGACCTTGTTGGAAAACAATCGTCCTCTCGTTGCGCGTTCGTTCAACGTTGGCACGGTCCGGCTCAAAGGAGGGTTGGTCAAGGAGGGTGTCTGGCGGGAGATGCAATCCTGGACCCGGGACGTTTGTGGCCATAGGCCGGATCTGCGCGCCATTGGATCGGGCGGGAACATCAACAAACTCTTCAAAATGACCCGGCAGCGCCAGGATTTGCCGTTATCACGCAACAAACTGGGGCAACTCCACAAGCACTTGTCGAGTCTGACGCAGGAAGAACGGATGATCCAGTTGGGACTGAAGCCAGACCGGGCCGACGTGATTGTCCTGGCCAGTGAGATTTTTTTGAAGGTGACCAAATGGGCCAGGATACAAAAAATATTCGTCCCCCAGATTGGTTTGGCGGACGGCATGATTCATGAGTTGTACCGCCGTTGGGTGACGAACAAATAAACATCCATTCCGTGGTGTCGTTCAGGCCTGAATCATGGATCGTAGTTGACAAGAAGCAGCTCCCCCTGGGCCAAGGTTTTGCTGTTTCGGCTGATGGCGACAGTGACTCTTTTGCACGTCCCAGCCACGGCAGAGGGGCAGGCCGCGCTCTCATCGTCAACTACCGTGATGGTTCGAACAAAACTGTCCGTCAGGTTGGTGCTGCTGCTGTTCGGAATGGCCGCGAAGCCGTTGTGTTGACGTATCGAGGAGATGGACTCCAATCCTGCCTGCATGAGCTCCGATGC contains:
- a CDS encoding exopolyphosphatase, translating into MTRKRPCNIVLRGFLLSKACLSVLMKFAAIDIGSNAVRLLISNVYDVGSEVPTVRKADLYRVPVRLGDDAFHLGLISLELADSLVQAMIGFQHIMRSVGTQDYMACATSALRSASNGVSLTDRIAQETGIRIEIIDGAREAELIALNRLDGSFSDGYYLYIDVGGGSTELTLLENNRPLVARSFNVGTVRLKGGLVKEGVWREMQSWTRDVCGHRPDLRAIGSGGNINKLFKMTRQRQDLPLSRNKLGQLHKHLSSLTQEERMIQLGLKPDRADVIVLASEIFLKVTKWARIQKIFVPQIGLADGMIHELYRRWVTNK